DNA from Mustela erminea isolate mMusErm1 chromosome 18, mMusErm1.Pri, whole genome shotgun sequence:
GAAGGCCCCAAACCCTCGCTGTGGCTGGGTGGGCCGGTGGCCCTTCTGGGTTGTCTCTGAACCCTGGAGGCAGTGGCGGCGCTCTGACCTGCCCCCGTCCCCAGCACCCACAGCCTTGCTGTGCAGTGACGCCACTGAGAACAGGCTCTCCGTCTCCGCACTGTGGACCCTGGGGCTGGCTGCCCCTCCTGGGCCTTGCGGGAGGCTGGGCAGCGCCCCTGGCCTCCACACCATGGTGCCAGGAGCATGCCCCTCCCAGTGGTGACAGCCATAAATGTCGCCAGCCCTTGCCCCATGTGCCCCTTGTCCCCACGGAGAACTCTGTTAGAGGGTGTGCCCCGCGGCCGGCGCAGGACCCGGCGCAGCGAGGGCGTGTGCCGACCCAGGCCTCCTCTCTCGCAGCAACTGAAGCAGCAGCGGGACAAGCTGAAGCAGTACCAGAAGAGAATCACCCAGCAGCTGGAGCGCGAGCGCGAGATCGCCAGGCAGCTCCTGCGGGACGGGAAGAAGGAGTGagtggggcccagggcaggccGGACAAGAAGGGGCTTCATTCCCCTGTGGTCCTGGAGCCGGCGGGGGGGTAGGCCCAGGAGGCCAGTCCACGCCCAGCAAGGCCACCAACAGGCATGCCGGCCACTGGGTCACCGTGCGGGGTTCCCTCTGCAGACGGGCCAAGCTGCTGCTCAAGAAGAAGCGGTACCGGGAGCAGCTTCTGGACAAGACAGAAAACCAGATCACCAGCCTGGAAACCATGGTCGGTGGGGCgagcggcggggggagggggagcaggggagggcagacACCTGACCACTGGGTCTGCCTCGACATCCTGCCCAGGTCCAGAGCATCGAGTTCACCCAGATTGAGATGAAGGTGGTCGAAGGGCTGCAGATCGGAAACGAGTGTCTGAAAAAGATGCACCAGGTGGGCcctggcagggctggggcagaaaggaaggggagCTGGGCGAACGAGGGGCCGGGCTCATGCCCCAGGCCACACTTGTGCCCAGGCCACGGGCCGGGAGTAGCTGGTGCCAGCCAGGAACGTGGGAAAGCCAGTGCTCCCAGGAGGCAGCGATGGTGGCGGACACACTCAGGGTATTGACCTGAGACTGGGCTGATGGGCGCAGACCAGAAACTGGGTCCACAGATGCTTACGTGACTGGAAGAGTAGTCCGGTGAGGGTGCACGAAGGGTGTGGCGGACTCactgggagggcttcctggaggaggtgaatACAGCCTTGTCACAGGATGCGGCGTAGAGGTGGTGGCAAAAGGTGGGGAGAGGCCGTGCCCCAGCCCGCCCTGATCTCCGGGTAAGGGGACAGCAGGGGCCACACAGAGCGCCCCAGCCACCAGCTGCTCCGCCCGTCCGTCCAGTGTGTCCCTGCCGGTCAAGCAGAGGCTCTTTGAACCCAAACGAGATCAAGTCAGCCGCTCTGAGGAAGTTTCTGACACCTTTTTGCTTATTTCTGCCTCGACCTCCGAGGGCTGGTTGAGGTGCCGGAGGTCTGGGGCGAAGGGCCGGCAGGAGTCTGAGCGGAGCGGTGGGGGCCGAGCTCCGGAGTCTCTGCACCGGCCCAGCCCACGGCAGAGACAACCAGTACCGTGTCGTGTTCCGCGCGGCCTGGCTGGTGCCCTCCGGTCCGGGTGGCCTTCCCGCCAGGGCTTCTGCCAGGGCCTCGCTGACGAGACTCCCTCTGAACCGACTGTTAGGTGATGTCCATAGAGGAAGTGGAGCGGATACTGGAGGAGACGCAGGAGGCCGTGGAGTACCAGCGGGTAGGTGCTGCCGGGCCACGGGGCCGCCTGCCGCCCGCGTGAGTGCCCAGCGGCTGCCCTCGGGCCGCGCCTGCCTGTGCCAGCGGTGGTCCGCTTTTCTCAAGGGGGGGCCTTGAGCCACGGGCGGTCTccttccccagcctggccccggtcctcacctctgctcctcctctcgcAGCAAATAGACGAGCTCTTGGCCGGAAGCTTCACTCAGGAGGATGAGGAGGCCATCTTGGAGGAGCTGAACGCGATCACTCAGGTAGTAGGATCTCCCGGAGCCGGGCGCAGTCCCTCAGGCCACGGGACCTCCCAGAACTGGGCGCGGTCCCTCGGGCGACAGGACCCCAGGCGGCTTCTGCCCGTGGTGGTCACTGGTGTTGGGGAGCACACAGTCCTGTCGCTGCGGTCGGTGTTCCGGAAACCACTAGCGTTTGTGCTGCACCGAGGCCTGTCTCCTCGCGGGCCTGGCTGACAGCAGGGAGAAGCCCGCCCGGGGAGACGGTTTCGCGGGCTGCCCACCCGAGGAGGTTGCTGGAGGCTGGGGCCCCCTGGAGCCCGGCGGCCGGGACAGCGCAGAGATGCTGACTTCTGGCTCCGTCGGCCCCTCCAGAGGACAGAGTGTGGTTTTGTGATCTCAGGTGGCCTTTCCCGTTGAGGCCCAGGGGCTCGCTGTCGTGCGCGGGGCCTGCATGCATAACCCTGGACGCTGCTGACGTCTCGTGCAGGCCTGAGGCCTGTGTCCGCTCCCTGTCTGAGCGGTCTCTGTCTCTGGGCCCTGCCAAGGGGTGCCGCATTCTCCCTGTGCCCCccgcctgccgctccccctgcccgCGGGAGGAGCACTAGCTCATGTCGCTGCTCTGTGCACTTCGGTGTCCCATGGACGCTGCCTCCTGATGTCCTTCCTCCCGAGGACCCGAATGCCCCAAGCCACGAGGGGGCCCCTGGGGGACAGGCAGCTCCACCACAGACCTGCCCTTGCGCGAGCACAGTGGGCGCTTCTGTGGCTCCGGGGCCCGTGCGCATACGTGTGCCCAAGTGCACGGCCAGGTTTGCAGCTGAGATCTCCTGGGAAGCCCCCTGGGGCAACTGAGGTCTCAGTAGTGCCAGCTCCTGCCGGGGCTTCAGCGCGGGGGACTTCCCGCCCCAATGGTGTCCTGCAGCCTCTGCCCTCTTTCTTGTAGGAGCAGATAGAGCTCCCAGAGGTTCCTTCAGAGCCCCTTCCCGAAAAGAAACCAGGTATGCTTCTCGTCCTGTCCGTTAGAGAACACAGATTTCCAGACAAAGCAAAATGCCCGGGCCACAAGGtccttccccccttcccactCAGGGAAAGTCGGTTCCCTCCTCCCCAGTGGGGCAGGTAAGCACAGGCCTCGCTCTGGGGTTGGGCCCGGGTCTCCAGGATGGGGTGACCTTCTCGGGCCTGACCCCGTTCAGAGAGGCGTAGCCCACAAGCAGAGCTGGGAAAAGGCCATGTCCAGCCCAGGACGAGCCGTCCTCTAGATAGCAGGCCCTGCGGGGCTGCGTTCCGCTGCGGCCCCACGTGGCTGCTGGTCCCGCCacatttcctcctgcccctcccacatcaggcccctgcCTGCGCCTTGGGCCCCGCAGGCCCTGTCCAGAGCGCGCTGTCCTGGGTCCTGGCTCCTTACCACCTCCTTCTCTGGAAGTGTCTGCCTCTCTGGTCTTCTCTCCTCGGCCAacacctctttctttcctccacagAGAAAGTCCCCCGCGAGGCCAAGCCCAGGCAGGTGGAGCTGGTGGCGGCCTCGTAACTCGGCCTCCTCTCGCGGGACTGGCGGGGActccccagagcctggggccCATAGAGTTTGGGTGCGTGGCCAGCCCTGACCCGGCTCCCAGGAGGCCGGCGCCAGGCCAGGCCGGTCAGGTGCTGACGGCGCAGCGTGGCGCCGTGGGCTTGGTACCAGGAGGGCTCTGCGGAGCGCTTCCCTGGCACTGTGGCCTTGCTCTCGCTTCTGGATTAAATGGCA
Protein-coding regions in this window:
- the CHMP6 gene encoding LOW QUALITY PROTEIN: charged multivesicular body protein 6 (The sequence of the model RefSeq protein was modified relative to this genomic sequence to represent the inferred CDS: inserted 1 base in 1 codon), whose protein sequence is MGNLFGRKKQSRXTEQDKAVLQLKQQRDKLKQYQKRITQQLEREREIARQLLRDGKKERAKLLLKKKRYREQLLDKTENQITSLETMVQSIEFTQIEMKVVEGLQIGNECLKKMHQVMSIEEVERILEETQEAVEYQRQIDELLAGSFTQEDEEAILEELNAITQEQIELPEVPSEPLPEKKPEKVPREAKPRQVELVAAS